From a single Micromonospora sp. WMMD1102 genomic region:
- a CDS encoding glycohydrolase toxin TNT-related protein (This protein contains a domain related to Tuberculosis Necrotizing Toxin, which is the C-terminal effector domain of outer membrane channel protein CpnT, and which has a lethal NAD+-glycohydrolase activity.), producing the protein MSEPWATQARQHQYNELLQQIGAALVGAVPQGWRRLDLTARIAEGVQDFGLTVIMSDFSSATVDPPAQAAWALAELRKLMYHPERGAWLSARYLMNPPGEFRIFYNYDHDPLWDPPIPPAAFHRDLAAYPRPAERVPGWLLRVIEPAGASPGGPTPTGATLTAPDGRDPRPRHPTPLGLEDQRNLQRQIADLLVIRAPADRDQIRVMYRAAGNHEEMVGHILGIDGQLREWEPPRELPEYYRQLRAGMHKHGVGAWSGASTVVEYPIKTSINYLFDEDPRWRQPPPRTAVLDELEMFPRKPEHVPSWMKTVLPNAERVAEVADRFRRGRIFDHRDAGGRPVVDRPPVPEADVQRVLEYLNTAHVIMGGRGFDPDVYDPNSARDVPSAFHTDGTWIWPASVPHYLAKHGVPPEPDLVAHIRANGFAPPQLDQATKNAAYIALTGEVPAAPPRQAPVATPAEVAGAQRQAPATAPTQVAAQPGQASSAASTDLSDRERRTLAVIDQRVSEMGAVPAAYRLLDSAEGATCLERVGDEWQVADYERGRPRNPRRFTQLWEAGAYLLGTLTIHPSRLRAGGRERNTPQTLNDWPIQPLPGEPPLTLLAQKRIAVLMPGREIVRYGPPTGNLTFAAGTPFSAMSLRSEREQQGPSRYRVLRELRTLSGEAVPWHGQPGGGTAYLLTGSVEQHLANGSLAELTGEAPQAVEE; encoded by the coding sequence ATGTCTGAGCCGTGGGCCACACAGGCCCGGCAGCACCAGTACAACGAGTTGCTGCAGCAGATCGGTGCGGCGTTGGTCGGTGCGGTACCACAGGGATGGCGCCGGCTCGACCTGACCGCGAGGATCGCGGAAGGAGTGCAGGACTTCGGTCTCACCGTGATCATGTCCGACTTCTCCTCTGCGACGGTCGACCCGCCGGCGCAGGCGGCCTGGGCGTTGGCGGAGTTACGCAAGCTGATGTACCACCCGGAGCGCGGCGCGTGGTTGTCGGCGAGGTACCTGATGAACCCGCCGGGCGAGTTCCGCATTTTCTACAACTACGATCACGACCCGCTCTGGGATCCGCCGATCCCGCCCGCCGCGTTCCACCGCGACCTTGCGGCGTATCCCCGGCCGGCGGAACGGGTTCCCGGCTGGCTCCTGCGCGTCATCGAGCCGGCGGGTGCGAGTCCGGGAGGCCCCACGCCAACCGGAGCCACGCTCACCGCGCCTGATGGGCGGGACCCTCGCCCGAGGCACCCAACCCCGCTCGGTTTGGAGGACCAGCGCAACCTACAGCGGCAGATCGCCGACCTGCTGGTGATTCGCGCTCCGGCCGATCGTGACCAGATCCGGGTGATGTACCGCGCCGCGGGCAACCACGAGGAGATGGTCGGACACATCCTCGGCATCGACGGCCAGCTCCGTGAGTGGGAGCCACCGCGTGAACTGCCGGAGTATTACCGGCAACTGCGTGCCGGGATGCACAAGCACGGCGTCGGCGCCTGGTCGGGGGCGAGCACCGTGGTCGAGTACCCGATCAAGACCTCGATCAATTATCTGTTCGACGAAGATCCGCGCTGGCGGCAGCCACCGCCCCGGACGGCCGTGCTCGACGAGTTGGAGATGTTCCCCCGGAAGCCTGAGCACGTCCCGAGCTGGATGAAGACCGTGCTGCCGAACGCCGAGCGGGTGGCCGAGGTGGCCGACCGTTTCCGGCGCGGGCGCATTTTCGACCACCGGGACGCCGGCGGCCGACCGGTGGTCGACCGGCCGCCCGTACCGGAAGCCGACGTGCAACGGGTACTGGAATATCTGAACACCGCCCACGTGATCATGGGCGGTCGCGGCTTCGATCCCGACGTGTACGACCCGAACAGCGCCCGGGACGTGCCGTCCGCCTTCCACACCGACGGTACGTGGATCTGGCCGGCATCCGTGCCGCACTACCTGGCCAAGCACGGCGTTCCCCCGGAACCGGACCTGGTCGCGCATATTCGGGCCAACGGGTTCGCCCCGCCCCAGCTCGACCAGGCGACAAAGAACGCCGCCTACATTGCGCTCACCGGCGAGGTTCCGGCGGCACCGCCGCGGCAGGCCCCCGTCGCGACGCCGGCAGAGGTGGCTGGTGCCCAGCGGCAGGCTCCCGCCACGGCGCCGACACAGGTGGCTGCCCAGCCAGGGCAGGCTTCCAGCGCGGCATCGACGGATCTGTCCGACCGAGAACGCCGAACTCTCGCCGTCATCGATCAGCGGGTCAGTGAGATGGGCGCGGTTCCCGCGGCCTACCGGCTGCTCGACTCGGCGGAAGGCGCGACGTGCCTGGAGCGCGTCGGCGACGAATGGCAGGTTGCCGACTACGAGCGCGGCAGGCCACGCAACCCGCGCCGGTTCACGCAGTTGTGGGAGGCGGGGGCGTACCTGCTCGGCACCTTGACCATCCATCCGTCGAGGCTGCGGGCCGGTGGCAGGGAGCGGAACACCCCACAGACACTCAACGACTGGCCCATCCAGCCGCTGCCAGGAGAACCACCACTCACCCTGCTCGCCCAGAAGCGCATCGCCGTACTGATGCCAGGACGGGAGATCGTCCGATACGGCCCGCCGACGGGCAACCTCACCTTCGCGGCCGGAACCCCGTTCAGCGCCATGTCGTTACGGTCGGAAAGAGAGCAGCAGGGGCCAAGCCGCTACCGCGTGCTCCGGGAACTGCGCACACTCTCCGGCGAGGCCGTGCCGTGGCACGGCCAGCCCGGCGGTGGGACGGCGTACCTGCTGACCGGGTCCGTCGAACAACACCTGGCGAATGGCAGCCTCGCCGAACTTACCGGCGAGGCCCCACAAGCCGTTGAGGAATGA
- a CDS encoding glycogen debranching N-terminal domain-containing protein, whose amino-acid sequence MSETTVRILDGSTFMVSDERGDVDEAPGASPTGLFALDTRFLSRWVLTVDQQRLIPLTVDDVQYYEARFFLVPGPATQYIDAKLSVFRHRRLGEGFRERITIFNYGEAAAELTVRVDVGSDFADLFEVKDELAKKGHYYEHVEPRRIRLGYQRETFRRETSITTDVPAECDAQGLTYAVRIEPLSEWTAELMIEMLTLDGTGKDIRSGWKYAGNRRSLRNDLELWLAQAPRVECDWESLNMTYQRSLLDLAALRFSLFGPVGETVPAAGLPWFMTLFGRDSIFTCLQALPFVPQLARTTLRLLGMLQGTQINDLREEDPGRILHELRFGETAAFLEQPHSPYFGSADATPLWVVLLDEYERWTGDSELVHELEAEARAAIGWIDDFADLIGNGYVSYRRRNHRNGLENQCWKDSWDAICYRNGRLPGFPRATCELQGYAYDAKVRAARLARLCWNDPGYADRLEREAADLKMRFNRDFWIDGENFYALALDADGAKVDALSSNIGHLLWSGIVDDDKARMVVEHLLGPRLHSGWGVRTLADSERRFNPVGYHVGTVWPFDNSFIAWGLRRYGFKKEAAQLAKGILDAAQYFGGRLPEAFAGYERKVTHHPVQYPTACSPQAWSTGTVLLLLRTMLGLEPIKDHLVVDPELPSGIERISLLDIPGRWGRTDAFGRFVTRRTWRPAAR is encoded by the coding sequence GTGAGCGAGACGACCGTCCGCATCCTGGACGGCAGCACGTTCATGGTCAGCGACGAGCGCGGCGACGTCGACGAGGCGCCGGGGGCATCTCCCACCGGCCTCTTCGCATTGGACACACGTTTTCTCTCACGCTGGGTGTTGACCGTCGACCAGCAGCGCCTGATCCCACTTACCGTCGATGACGTGCAATACTACGAGGCCCGCTTCTTCCTCGTCCCAGGGCCGGCAACACAGTACATCGACGCGAAGCTCTCGGTTTTCCGGCATCGTCGGCTGGGCGAGGGATTCCGCGAGAGAATTACGATCTTCAATTATGGCGAAGCCGCAGCGGAGTTGACCGTTCGGGTGGATGTAGGATCCGACTTTGCGGACCTTTTTGAGGTGAAGGACGAACTCGCCAAGAAGGGGCACTACTACGAACACGTCGAGCCCCGCCGGATCCGTCTCGGCTACCAACGGGAGACGTTTCGTCGGGAAACGTCGATTACAACCGACGTGCCGGCGGAGTGCGACGCACAAGGTCTGACCTATGCTGTCCGCATTGAGCCACTCAGCGAGTGGACGGCCGAATTGATGATCGAAATGCTGACGCTCGACGGGACGGGTAAAGACATCCGATCGGGATGGAAGTACGCCGGCAACAGACGCTCCTTGCGCAACGATCTTGAGCTGTGGCTCGCCCAGGCGCCACGGGTCGAGTGCGACTGGGAATCTTTGAACATGACCTACCAGCGCAGCCTCTTAGACCTCGCAGCTCTGCGATTTTCATTGTTCGGCCCAGTCGGGGAGACCGTGCCCGCAGCCGGCCTCCCATGGTTCATGACTTTGTTCGGACGCGACAGCATTTTCACGTGCCTCCAGGCGCTGCCGTTTGTGCCGCAACTCGCCAGAACGACCCTGCGGCTGCTTGGCATGCTGCAGGGGACCCAGATCAACGACCTTCGTGAGGAAGACCCGGGCCGAATTCTGCATGAGTTGCGGTTCGGCGAGACCGCCGCCTTCCTCGAACAGCCGCACTCCCCGTACTTCGGCTCGGCGGACGCCACTCCGCTATGGGTCGTGCTCCTAGACGAGTACGAGCGCTGGACGGGCGACTCCGAACTCGTCCACGAACTCGAGGCCGAGGCGCGCGCGGCAATCGGCTGGATCGACGACTTCGCTGATCTGATCGGCAACGGCTATGTCTCCTATCGCCGCCGCAACCACAGGAACGGGTTGGAGAATCAGTGCTGGAAGGACTCCTGGGACGCCATATGCTATCGCAATGGCCGGCTCCCGGGATTTCCGCGGGCCACCTGCGAGCTGCAAGGCTACGCGTACGACGCGAAGGTGCGTGCTGCTCGCCTCGCCCGACTGTGCTGGAACGATCCGGGTTACGCCGATCGATTGGAGCGCGAGGCGGCCGACCTGAAGATGCGCTTCAACCGCGATTTCTGGATCGATGGCGAGAACTTCTACGCCCTCGCGCTCGACGCGGACGGCGCCAAGGTGGACGCACTCTCATCGAACATCGGCCACCTGTTGTGGAGCGGGATTGTCGACGACGACAAGGCCCGGATGGTGGTCGAGCACCTGCTCGGACCGCGGCTGCACTCGGGTTGGGGCGTGCGGACCCTGGCCGATAGCGAGCGACGGTTCAACCCCGTCGGCTACCACGTGGGCACGGTGTGGCCCTTCGACAACTCGTTCATCGCATGGGGGCTGCGGCGGTACGGCTTCAAAAAGGAGGCGGCACAGCTCGCCAAGGGAATCCTCGATGCCGCGCAGTACTTCGGAGGGCGCCTGCCGGAGGCGTTCGCGGGCTATGAACGCAAGGTGACACACCACCCGGTGCAGTATCCTACCGCGTGTAGTCCACAAGCCTGGTCCACGGGAACCGTACTGTTGCTCCTGCGGACAATGCTTGGCCTTGAACCAATCAAGGACCACCTAGTCGTGGATCCGGAACTGCCGAGCGGGATCGAGCGGATCAGCTTGCTTGACATTCCCGGTCGGTGGGGGCGGACAGATGCCTTCGGCCGTTTCGTGACTCGGCGCACCTGGCGCCCGGCTGCCCGGTGA
- a CDS encoding ISL3 family transposase: MVEDTTRLLGLAGLAVVGVADGPEGLVVDLVTADERARRCPKCGTPARRSKGRRVTRPRDLPIGGRRPALRWRKRRWRCDEPACVRGSFTEAVEVVPARKRLTARLRAAAGAAVADGGRTVVQSARDHDVSWPVVGAAFAAHAAAVLPEQPQPVEVLGIDEVRRGRPIFVFDEAAGTWESTVDRWHVGFCDLSDGQGLLGQVEGRSAQVVADWLLARPPAWRDRVRYVAIDMCTVFKSAVRRVLPHVQLVVDHFHLVQLANATVTEVRRRVTVQQRGRRGRKGNREWELRNRLTRNAARMRAEYVDDLQDELAALPARIGVPILAAWNAKEDLLDLLALARTDPDRERVAVLLDRFYRRCATTDLPELHRLATTIETWWPQILAFIRTGITNAAPKAPTE; this comes from the coding sequence ATGGTTGAGGATACGACCCGGCTGCTGGGCCTTGCCGGGCTGGCCGTCGTCGGGGTCGCGGACGGGCCGGAGGGTCTTGTGGTGGACCTGGTCACCGCGGATGAGCGGGCACGGCGGTGTCCGAAGTGCGGAACACCGGCGCGCAGGTCGAAGGGCCGGCGGGTGACTCGGCCACGTGACCTGCCGATCGGTGGGCGGCGGCCGGCGCTGCGGTGGCGCAAGCGGCGCTGGCGTTGTGATGAGCCAGCCTGCGTGCGAGGCTCGTTCACCGAGGCGGTGGAGGTCGTGCCGGCGCGTAAGCGGTTGACCGCACGGTTGCGGGCGGCGGCTGGTGCGGCGGTCGCCGATGGTGGACGCACGGTGGTGCAGTCAGCGCGGGATCACGACGTGTCCTGGCCGGTGGTCGGCGCCGCGTTCGCCGCGCATGCGGCAGCGGTGCTGCCCGAACAGCCGCAACCCGTCGAGGTATTGGGCATCGATGAGGTTCGCCGGGGCCGACCGATATTTGTGTTCGATGAGGCCGCCGGGACGTGGGAGAGCACCGTCGACCGCTGGCACGTCGGATTCTGTGATCTGTCGGACGGGCAGGGGCTGCTCGGTCAGGTCGAGGGCCGCTCCGCCCAGGTCGTGGCCGACTGGCTCCTGGCCCGCCCACCGGCCTGGCGTGACCGGGTGCGCTATGTCGCGATCGACATGTGCACGGTCTTCAAGTCCGCCGTGCGGCGGGTGCTGCCGCACGTCCAGCTCGTCGTTGATCACTTCCACCTCGTGCAGTTGGCCAACGCCACCGTCACCGAGGTCCGCCGCCGGGTCACCGTGCAGCAACGGGGCCGACGCGGACGCAAAGGCAACCGCGAGTGGGAACTACGTAACCGGCTGACCCGCAACGCCGCCCGGATGCGCGCCGAGTACGTCGATGACCTGCAAGACGAACTGGCCGCGCTGCCCGCCAGGATCGGCGTGCCGATCCTGGCGGCGTGGAACGCCAAGGAGGACCTGCTCGATCTGCTCGCGCTGGCCCGTACCGACCCGGACCGAGAACGCGTCGCCGTGCTGTTGGACCGCTTCTACCGCCGTTGCGCCACCACCGACCTGCCCGAACTTCACCGCCTCGCCACCACGATCGAGACCTGGTGGCCACAGATCCTCGCGTTCATCCGCACCGGAATCACCAATGCCGCTCCGAAGGCACCAACCGAGTGA
- a CDS encoding S8 family serine peptidase, which yields MRQSVRRVWCMRTVAAGLVVALGVGLAPPAGATAVEAPRPGQVTWDDAGVPGTQTGAPLGLDRLDQRDFGRSGTFSWLTTGRNVHAYVLGDTVATTHATFGGRASMGTDFTGGTQCPDGPWDNFGTGLASAVGGTRHGVAKEVRIVGVRIASCSARTTSERLVQGLDWVTANAVKPAVAVLNITHPADSRVDAAALHLVRSGVTLVTTSGQVDSATQDRDSRNVSPARVREVITVAQTWANIVQFAITRLGPNVDLFAPFSHMAIGTGVGEYDTTMNEPGLVAGAAALVLAVHPDWTPAQVSQALTDHATPNLINQDLQDTPNLMLYTGP from the coding sequence GTGCGGCAAAGCGTGCGGCGTGTCTGGTGCATGCGTACCGTCGCGGCCGGTCTGGTCGTCGCGTTGGGAGTAGGGCTGGCACCACCAGCAGGCGCCACGGCGGTCGAGGCCCCGCGGCCCGGGCAGGTTACCTGGGACGATGCCGGCGTGCCCGGGACGCAGACCGGCGCTCCGTTGGGCCTGGACCGGCTCGACCAGCGTGATTTCGGGCGGTCCGGCACGTTCTCCTGGCTGACGACAGGGCGCAACGTGCACGCGTACGTGCTGGGCGACACCGTCGCGACGACCCATGCCACCTTCGGCGGCCGGGCCAGCATGGGCACTGACTTCACTGGCGGAACCCAGTGTCCGGACGGGCCGTGGGACAACTTCGGGACCGGGTTGGCCAGTGCGGTCGGCGGCACGAGGCACGGGGTGGCGAAGGAGGTGCGGATCGTGGGGGTACGGATCGCGTCCTGTTCCGCACGTACCACCTCCGAACGCCTGGTCCAGGGCCTAGACTGGGTGACGGCCAACGCGGTCAAGCCCGCCGTGGCGGTACTCAACATCACGCACCCGGCTGATTCCAGAGTGGACGCCGCTGCGCTACATCTCGTCCGGAGTGGTGTCACGCTCGTCACGACCTCCGGGCAGGTCGATTCGGCCACCCAGGACCGCGACTCACGGAACGTCTCGCCGGCCCGGGTCCGCGAGGTCATCACGGTCGCCCAGACCTGGGCCAACATCGTCCAGTTCGCTATCACCCGCCTGGGGCCGAACGTCGACCTGTTCGCGCCCTTCTCCCACATGGCGATCGGGACCGGCGTCGGCGAGTACGACACGACGATGAACGAACCTGGCCTCGTGGCCGGCGCCGCAGCACTCGTGCTGGCTGTCCACCCAGACTGGACCCCAGCGCAGGTTAGCCAGGCCCTCACCGACCACGCGACACCGAACCTGATCAACCAGGATCTGCAGGACACACCAAACCTGATGCTCTACACCGGCCCGTGA
- a CDS encoding nuclear transport factor 2 family protein yields the protein MTTPSTTSALSVLQGMYAAEADYLAAGGPGTADFTPLAPFFSPDVVLHQAETLPYGGTWRGHEGLERFFLAMSRTWETLEMLEQHFLATTSPLVVLTQVHARARTTGRELDFPILQTVTVENGRISEIRPFYWDTAAIATACGSQ from the coding sequence ATGACTACGCCTTCGACAACGAGCGCCCTGTCCGTGCTACAGGGGATGTACGCCGCCGAAGCCGATTACCTCGCCGCAGGCGGACCAGGAACCGCGGACTTCACGCCGCTCGCACCGTTCTTCTCTCCAGACGTCGTGCTGCACCAGGCAGAGACCCTGCCGTATGGGGGCACCTGGCGGGGCCATGAGGGCCTGGAACGCTTCTTCCTTGCCATGAGCCGGACGTGGGAGACCCTCGAAATGCTGGAGCAGCATTTCCTGGCCACCACCAGTCCGCTCGTCGTGCTGACCCAGGTACACGCGCGAGCCCGAACGACCGGACGTGAACTCGATTTCCCGATCTTGCAGACGGTCACGGTGGAGAACGGACGGATCAGCGAAATCCGCCCCTTCTATTGGGATACCGCCGCGATCGCGACCGCCTGTGGATCACAGTAA
- a CDS encoding RNA ligase family protein, with product MQHIQYLKIATTSADDVAGPWIATEKIHGAQLVVAADGRTMRVGKRKAWLSDDEPFFGWQLLRDRLAAAAEAAWAGPGTTVRLYGELYGGSYPHPDVPPAPGVTAVQTGIWYTPDLRFALFDVLVQTTSDDEGVYLPYAQVRDIAGAAGLDVVPLLRRGRLSDLDTVPTRFITSIPAALGLPPLPDNLAEGIVMRADQSLPPTKRSIVKRKIAEFDEQRFDQSRPFNADASLTPTDLLAIAEHMVNPTRLASARSKVGEDQAAITDETILDILIDLTNAFPAAMAQLDPTADTALQEHIRQTVQRELTAWGRSR from the coding sequence ATGCAACATATCCAGTACCTGAAGATCGCCACGACGAGCGCCGACGACGTCGCAGGGCCGTGGATCGCCACCGAGAAGATCCACGGAGCACAGCTCGTCGTTGCGGCGGATGGCCGCACCATGCGCGTCGGCAAGCGGAAAGCATGGCTATCCGACGACGAACCCTTCTTTGGGTGGCAACTGCTGCGCGACCGGCTGGCAGCGGCGGCCGAGGCCGCGTGGGCGGGGCCGGGCACCACCGTACGCCTGTACGGTGAACTGTATGGAGGCTCCTACCCGCATCCCGACGTTCCCCCGGCGCCAGGGGTCACCGCCGTGCAGACCGGAATCTGGTACACTCCCGACCTACGTTTCGCGCTCTTCGACGTACTCGTGCAGACAACCAGCGACGACGAGGGTGTGTACCTGCCGTACGCGCAGGTCCGCGACATCGCAGGCGCTGCCGGGCTCGACGTCGTGCCACTGCTGCGACGCGGCCGACTATCCGACCTCGACACGGTGCCGACAAGATTCATCACCAGCATCCCTGCGGCGCTCGGGCTACCACCCCTGCCGGACAACCTCGCCGAGGGCATCGTCATGCGCGCCGACCAGTCGCTGCCGCCCACCAAACGATCGATCGTAAAACGCAAGATCGCCGAGTTCGACGAGCAACGCTTCGACCAGAGTCGGCCCTTCAACGCGGACGCCTCGCTCACACCAACAGACCTGCTCGCAATCGCCGAGCACATGGTCAACCCAACCCGCCTCGCCTCCGCGCGTTCCAAAGTGGGCGAAGACCAAGCCGCCATCACCGACGAGACCATCCTGGACATCCTCATCGACCTCACCAACGCCTTTCCTGCCGCAATGGCGCAACTCGACCCCACGGCCGACACCGCCCTGCAGGAGCACATACGGCAAACCGTCCAACGGGAGTTAACTGCTTGGGGGCGGTCTCGCTAA
- a CDS encoding VOC family protein, translating into MTYGVIMFELPAEDMSRAQTFYRAVFGWESQAVVGLDTVPEPQEQGGQVQRPIIELITAPLDDDGLPMERGVVTGAVIQRRPEITGPVIFIQVDDVNEALQRVEENGGSTVVGCLRVGEVGRAAYATDTEGNVIGLWQEAVPGIRIGLARRR; encoded by the coding sequence GTGACTTACGGCGTTATCATGTTCGAGTTGCCTGCGGAAGATATGAGCCGGGCGCAGACATTCTACCGTGCGGTGTTCGGGTGGGAGTCACAGGCCGTGGTTGGGCTTGACACCGTTCCAGAACCGCAGGAACAGGGTGGGCAGGTTCAGCGGCCCATCATCGAGCTCATCACCGCCCCCCTTGATGACGATGGGCTGCCGATGGAGCGGGGCGTAGTCACCGGTGCAGTGATTCAGCGTCGGCCTGAGATAACCGGGCCAGTGATATTTATTCAGGTAGATGATGTGAACGAGGCGCTGCAGCGCGTTGAGGAAAATGGTGGCTCGACCGTCGTCGGCTGTCTACGGGTGGGGGAGGTGGGGCGGGCAGCCTACGCGACCGATACCGAGGGCAACGTCATCGGCCTGTGGCAGGAGGCGGTGCCTGGGATCCGGATCGGACTGGCAAGGAGGCGGTGA
- a CDS encoding AAA family ATPase yields MSWPMTVLCGASGTGRSRLAHAFADSLNGHVIDTSDVLEAVRTMTGPEQYPELFYQDAEDWRKFVPGDCPGRWSKEPLMGTAEELAAARLRAADVLAPAVQAVMRKQPRLLDENYRGRHTVVTGRHALPTLAWDFVVILTEDEDQIRANLATRYSADSVDLRARASMVVQKELLRRGSEHRTSSHCEVISATARPWTDAVDRVYTMYGDLWDLRNALG; encoded by the coding sequence GTGTCCTGGCCCATGACCGTGCTGTGTGGCGCTTCCGGTACCGGCCGGAGCCGGTTAGCCCATGCGTTCGCCGACAGCTTGAACGGGCACGTCATCGACACCAGCGACGTGCTGGAGGCGGTGCGGACCATGACAGGTCCCGAGCAGTATCCCGAGCTGTTCTACCAGGATGCCGAGGACTGGCGGAAGTTCGTCCCAGGAGACTGCCCTGGACGCTGGTCGAAGGAGCCGTTGATGGGGACGGCTGAGGAGTTGGCCGCCGCGCGACTGCGGGCCGCCGACGTCCTGGCTCCCGCTGTGCAGGCCGTAATGAGGAAACAGCCCCGGCTGCTGGACGAGAACTACAGGGGCCGGCACACGGTCGTCACCGGGCGCCATGCTCTGCCCACCCTCGCCTGGGACTTCGTCGTGATCCTCACGGAGGACGAGGACCAGATTCGCGCCAACCTCGCGACCCGCTATAGCGCTGACTCCGTCGACCTGCGGGCACGGGCCTCCATGGTGGTCCAGAAGGAGCTCCTTCGCAGAGGCAGTGAGCATCGCACGTCCTCCCACTGTGAGGTCATCTCCGCTACCGCGCGGCCCTGGACGGACGCCGTCGACCGGGTTTACACGATGTATGGCGACCTTTGGGACCTTCGGAACGCTCTAGGCTAG
- a CDS encoding transposase family protein gives MLPDPRARRGVRHRLTAVVAVAMCAVLTGCRSYAAIGEWVAEVPETTVVGLGIDAGRRPPAVRVDDPPAVAGHRR, from the coding sequence ATGCTGCCGGACCCGCGAGCACGGCGAGGTGTGCGTCACCGTCTGACGGCAGTGGTCGCAGTAGCGATGTGCGCGGTGCTGACGGGATGCCGCTCGTACGCGGCGATCGGTGAGTGGGTGGCCGAGGTACCCGAGACCACCGTCGTCGGGCTGGGTATCGACGCCGGCCGCCGGCCGCCGGCCGTCAGAGTCGATGATCCGCCGGCTGTTGCAGGCCATCGACGCTGA
- a CDS encoding DUF3500 domain-containing protein, producing MIVSCGAPDTQRRRATILLGDLVTTATDDAHRCARALVASLDEQQCRLVRGDLADSSLRQWSYLPGDRPGLSMEHLTDAQHALAIDLLRSAHSPDGGDLAVGAIEIERIRRELATGSPPGGDRYWLRMLGDPDGDKPWGWRINGHHLAVHVVVTPAGTTFTPHFVGSEPAVVPSGPHAGRRILGPEEDLARQLVTGLDPDQRALGISADIAPDDILTRADPVADPELLPEGIGRDLLRPAQQEVLDQLVRRYLHRAPTPYAQACWRDVQAAGLHRIRFAWAGPTTPGAGHYYCIQAPQFLIEYDNTQDDANHAHSVWRHLRDDWGRDLLRDHYARLHTATSPPPPPRALRS from the coding sequence ATGATCGTCTCCTGCGGCGCTCCGGACACGCAACGACGTCGCGCAACCATTCTCTTGGGGGACCTTGTGACAACTGCCACCGATGACGCCCACCGATGCGCGCGTGCTCTCGTCGCGAGCCTGGATGAACAGCAGTGCCGCCTGGTCCGCGGCGACCTCGCCGACTCCAGCCTGCGGCAGTGGAGCTACCTTCCCGGGGATCGGCCCGGCCTGTCGATGGAGCACCTCACTGACGCCCAGCACGCACTCGCGATCGATCTGCTCCGGTCGGCCCACTCTCCCGACGGCGGCGATCTCGCGGTCGGCGCCATCGAGATCGAGCGGATCAGGCGGGAACTGGCGACCGGCTCACCGCCCGGAGGTGACCGCTACTGGCTACGGATGCTCGGCGACCCGGACGGCGACAAGCCATGGGGTTGGCGGATCAATGGCCACCATCTGGCCGTGCACGTCGTCGTGACGCCGGCCGGCACCACGTTCACCCCGCATTTCGTCGGGTCCGAGCCAGCCGTCGTACCATCCGGGCCGCACGCCGGCCGCCGGATCCTCGGGCCCGAGGAAGACCTGGCCCGCCAGCTAGTGACTGGGCTCGATCCCGACCAACGTGCGCTCGGCATCAGCGCCGACATCGCTCCCGACGACATCCTCACCCGAGCCGACCCGGTGGCCGACCCGGAACTGCTGCCCGAAGGTATCGGCCGTGACCTGCTGCGTCCGGCGCAACAGGAAGTCCTCGACCAGTTGGTCCGTCGCTACCTTCACCGCGCACCGACACCGTACGCCCAGGCCTGTTGGCGCGACGTCCAGGCAGCGGGCCTGCACCGGATCCGGTTCGCCTGGGCGGGGCCAACCACACCCGGCGCGGGCCACTACTACTGCATACAAGCACCGCAGTTCCTCATCGAGTACGACAACACCCAGGATGACGCCAACCACGCCCACTCGGTATGGCGGCATCTACGCGACGACTGGGGCAGAGACCTGCTCCGCGATCACTACGCACGGCTCCACACCGCGACATCCCCCCCGCCTCCACCCAGGGCATTGCGTAGTTGA